Proteins encoded together in one Penicillium digitatum chromosome 1, complete sequence window:
- a CDS encoding Actin cytoskeleton-regulatory complex protein PAN1 translates to MYSSSNNFLGGAGPGQAPFMQQQQQPPYSQFSQGQQLPSIQQPQPTGFAPQPTGIAPQPTGFAGQPSPFGNSQLLPQATGFPAGQLQPQFTGFPGTVPQQPQQQQAQNFQPQFTGYPPQNQAQQPPPVPQIPTRFKTSSDIANSFQDVAGSGTPPQVPPKTGSKIPNIRLSFITAQDQARFEQLFKAAVGDSKTMNGDKAKDLLLRSKLTGADLSKIWVLSDTTKSGQLFFPEFALAMYLCNIRLTGRELPSALPETVKNEVSSMVDIISFDVPDTQPAPVQRTNVPSFDAPFMENKSTPPIVQQPVPQQPNNAQLLSQLTAQPTGFFPQQTGIQPNPTGFPGQNQSQFLQSQQTGFMTNPQATGYAGPRPPMPPMPTGYGSNLSPAQTGGIQGLSVQPTGLVAQPTGIPGQWGFINTPAQGLPNIDAMKQQLMPQPGREGGFSAVGLSGNAKVAWAITKEEKKIYDDLFRAWDGFRKGFITGETAIEIMGQSGLNRKDLERIWTLADPHNRGRLNMDEFAVAMHLIYRALNGYPVPSRLPPELVPPSTRHLNDSIGTVKSLLSQDAETRKATGAFLQPQKTGVSYLKDHSFRGGAAGSAEANRKDATVFKNNDSAGGYRSSARRRVANGARTPSPAASGASEEEYSVEQLRKKIREAKVMIDAADFQDENRAEDDDALDRQDRREAEALMDRIRRVQDDIDTHPNASFRQVDSGADRRALRRQLQSFEDQVPQVASDVRRIEREIADAKLELFRLKDARAHPGGASNIVGTGPGGTVTEADRIKARARARMQARAAELSGRPAPVTEDDDGQAARRLESESTNVKIERERNETMTHDVEESVRDFARSLEDSLRDQGQNSTREHEKRRWEDALGVEDVIRDFIYDLSRNARTANVRKEERERSFSGVQSRESPTAESAPARPSMPQSVDSSSSLTGNTHEDRVAAARERAQKRIAERMAAAGLKPNDSSETLVQRQERERKEREDRVRRAEEEDAKREQERQRRLAEERGVPSDAASKTAGKKPPPAPPTRRARADSAGQADGKREDEFTKMDQAAREQAIKEKQEVQEAETKRLEGEASQRELEFQQEKDAQAARLRALEEQVRQGKIKKQEEKRRREEASRKSKEQEAILAAQRVELEAAKERERQLQRELEGLDEPSSDDEGPADITPQYSTPTQSQILPTSPPVPTIAIPEPPAPESVPSEVVSLESSRGVPAATLDAESKNPYFKILGQPSDPTQATSPSATAQSTNPFHRLTQQEPIKSTFTGAAPLERKTRARPEEDDDWSAAGSEFDSSDDEDDRPTGGSAKQLASILFGTMAPPRPLSAMGEDRSASKSATPVQGSPIAPPPPPPATLPPLPAVPGSGETISPSLAPSAVPPPPPPPPPGAGALPVPPPPPPAGIPPPPAPPAVAGGAVGRGALLASIQQGMTLRKTQVNDRSTSSSAGRVL, encoded by the exons ATGTACTCCTCGTCGAATAATTTCCTCGGGGGTGCCGGTCCCGGCCAGGCACCATTCATgcaacagcaacaacaaccccCCTATTCGCAATTCTCTCAAGGCCAGCAGCTGCCATcaattcaacaacctcagcccACTGGATTTGCTCCGCAGCCTACTGGTATTGCTCCACAGCCGACCGGATTCGCCGGGCAGCCCTCCCCGTTCGGCAACTCGCAGCTACTGCCTCAAGCCACCGGATTCCCCGCGGGACAGCTACAGCCGCAGTTTACTGGCTTCCCCGGCACCGTGCCCCAGCAACCCCAGCAGCAACAAGCGCAAAACTTCCAACCCCAATTCACCGGATATCCTCCCCAGAACCAGGCGCAGCAGCCGCCTCCGGTGCCGCAGATACCAACACGATTCAAGACCTCAAGCGATATCGCGAACTCCTTCCAAGATGTTGCTGGCTCTGGGACCCCTCCTCAGGTACCACCAAAGACAGGATCAAAGATCCCAAACATTCGGCTTTCCTTTATAACGGCGCAGGATCAGGCGAGGTTCGAGCAGCTTTTTAAGGCAGCGGTTGGCGATAGCAAGACAATGAATG GCGACAAAGCAAAAGATCTTTTGCTGCGCTCCAAATTGACAGGCGCTGATCTTTCTAAAATCTGGGTCTTGTCTGACACCACAAAATCCGGACAGTTGTTCTTCCCCGAGTTTGCTTTGGCCATGTACCTTTGCAACATTCGTCTCACTGGCCGCGAGCTTCCTTCTGCCCTACCCGAGACAGTCAAGAACGAGGTTTCTAGTATGGTCGACATCATCTCGTTCGATGTCCCCGACACACAGCCGGCGCCGGTTCAGCGAACCAACGTGCCCAGCTTCGATGCTCCTTTCATGGAGAACAAGTCGACGCCTCCAATCGTTCAACAGCCCGTCCCGCAGCAACCGAATAACGCCCAGCTCCTGTCACAGCTGACAGCACAACCTACTGGTTTCTTCCCTCAACAGACAGGTATCCAGCCCAACCCGACGGGCTTCCCAGGCCAGAACCAGTCCCAATTCCTTCAGTCGCAACAGACCGGGTTCATGACCAATCCGCAGGCTACTGGATATGCAGGCCCTCGGCCTCCAATGCCGCCGATGCCTACTGGTTACGGGTCGAACCTTAGCCCCGCCCAGACCGGTGGAATACAAGGTCTGAGTGTGCAGCCTACGGGATTGGTGGCGCAACCTACGGGTATCCCCGGACAATGGGGATTTATCAACACACCGGCGCAGGGTTTGCCCAATATCGATGCTATGAAGCAGCAACTCATGCCGCAGCCTGGGCGTGAAGGTGGCTTTAGTGCTGTTGGCCTTTCAGGAAATGCTAAAGTTGCCTGGGCAATTACcaaggaggaaaagaagattTACGATGATCTTTTCCGCGCATGGGACGGTTTCCGCAAGGGCTTCATTACTGGCGAGACTGCCATCGAGATCATGGGTCAAAGTGGTCTGAATAGAAAAGACCTGGAACGAATCTGGACCCTGGCTGATCCTCATAACCGTGGCCGACTGAACATGGATGAGTTCGCTGTGGCTATGCACCTGATCTACCGTGCCCTGAACGGATACCCAGTTCCAAGCCGTCTACCACCCGAGCTTGTTCCTCCTTCTACAAGACACTTAAACGATTCAATCGGTACAGTCAAGTCTCTTCTCTCCCAGGATGCTGAGACTCGTAAAGCTACTGGGGCATTCCTGCAGCCGCAGAAGACTGGTGTCAGCTACCTCAAAGATCACTCTTTCCGTGGTGGTGCAGCAGGCTCTGCTGAGGCCAACAGAAAGGATGCTACGGTGTTCAAGAACAATGACTCCGCTGGTGGATACCGCTCTAGTGCTCGCCGTCGTGTTGCTAATGGGGCTCGTACTCCGTCACCAGCCGCCTCTGGCGCGTCAGAGGAGGAGTATTCCGTGGAACAGTTGCGGAAGAAGATCCGTGAAGCCAAAGTCATGATTGACGCTGCCGACTTTCAAGACGAGAACCGGGCCGAGGATGACGATGCTCTAGATCGCCAGGATCGCCGCGAGGCAGAGGCTCTGATGGACCGTATCCGTCGTGTACAGGACGATATCGATACCCACCCCAATGCCTCATTCCGTCAAGTGGACAGTGGGGCAGATCGCAGAGCTCTTCGTCGCCAGTTACAGTCTTTTGAAGATCAAGTGCCTCAGGTTGCATCTGATGTACGTCGTATTGAGCGTGAGATCGCGGATGCGAAGCTTGAGCTCTTTCGTCTCAAGGATGCCAGAGCACACCCCGGTGGTGCCTCTAACATCGTCGGCACTGGCCCTGGCGGTACTGTGACCGAAGCAGATCGAATTAAGGCCCGCGCACGTGCGCGCATGCAAGCTCGGGCTGCGGAGCTCTCCGGCCGCCCCGCGCCCGTGACGGAAGATGACGATGGCCAAGCGGCTCGTCGTCTGGAGTCCGAGAGCACTAACGTGAAGATTGAGCGGGAGCGCAACGAGACCATGACTCACGATGTTGAGGAAAGTGTGCGTGATTTCGCTCGCAGTTTGGAGGATAGTCTTCGGGACCAAGGCCAAAATTCCACACGTGAGCACGAAAAGCGTCGTTGGGAAGATGCATTAGGGGTTGAGGACGTCATCCGCGACTTTATCTACGACCTGAGTCGTAACGCGCGAACTGCAAATGTTCGCAAAGAAGA GCGAGAGAGATCTTTCTCTGGGGTGCAGTCTCGGGAATCTCCAACGGCTGAATCTGCTCCTGCTCGCCCGTCGATGCCCCAGTCCGTGGACTCATCAAGCTCTCTTACTGGTAATACACATGAGGATCGTGTGGCGGCTGCTCGAGAGCGTGCGCAGAAGCGCATTGCTGAGCGCATGGCTGCTGCTGGTTTGAAGCCCAACGACTCCAGTGAAACTCTTGTGCAACGCCAGGAACGCGAGAGGAAGGAGCGCGAAGACCGTGTTAGACGcgccgaagaagaagatgctaAGCGGGAACAAGAAAGACAGCGTCGCCTAGCTGAGGAACGGGGTGTGCCTAGTGATGCAGCTTCGAAGACTGCGGGCAAGAAACCACCGCCAGCGCCGCCCACCCGCAGGGCTCGGGCGGATAGTGCCGGCCAAGCCGATGGCAAGAGGGAAGATGAGTTCACTAAAATGGATCAGGCTGCCCGTGAGCAGGCCATCAAGGAAAAGCAAGAAGTTCAGGAGGCGGAGACCAAGCGTCTAGA GGGCGAGGCCAGTCAACGCGAGCTGGAATTCCAACAGGAAAAGGATGCCCAAGCCGCTCGCCTTCGTGCACTTGAGGAACAAGTCCGCCAGGGCAAGATCAAGAAGCAGGAAGAGAAACGCCGTAGGGAAGAAGCTAGTCGCAAATCCAAAGAACAGGAAGCTATTCTTGCAGCTCAACGTGTCGAATTGGAGGCGGCCAAGGAACGTGAGCGACAGCTGCAGCGTGAACTCGAGGGACTTGACGAGCCATCGTCCGATGACGAAGGCCCTGCCGATATTACGCCTCAGTACAGCACCCCGACGCAGAGCCAAATTCTCCCCACCTCGCCTCCCGTGCCCACAATAGCTATCCCTGAACCTCCCGCCCCCGAAAGCGTGCCTAGCGAAGTGGTCTCCCTTGAAAGCAGCCGTGGTGTTCCTGCCGCCACGCTCGATGCTGAGTCCAAGAATCCATACTTCAAGATATTGGGACAGCCATCCGACCCCACCCAAGCGACCTCGCCGTCTGCCACTGCTCAGTCTACGAATCCTTTCCACCGCTTGACGCAGCAAGAGCCCATCAAATCCACCTTCACCGGGGCAGCTCCCCTGGAACGCAAGACTCGAGCCCGCCCCGAGGAAGACGATGACTGGTCCGCTGCCGGCTCCGAGTTTGATTcgtctgatgatgaagacgacCGTCCAACCGGCGGTAGCGCTAAACAACTTGCCAGCATCCTGTTTGGCACGATGGCGCCCCCACGTCCTCTGAGTGCTATGGGCGAAGACAGGTCTGCCTCGAAATCCGCAACCCCGGTACAAGGAAGCCCTATTGCACCTCCGCCCCCACCCCCAGCAACTCTGCCTCCTCTTCCTGCTGTACCAGGCTCTGGCGAAACTATCTCCCCATCACTCGCGCCATCTGCTGTacctcctcctccacctcctcctcccccagGAGCCGGTGCTCTTCCAGTTCCTCCGCCACCCCCTCCAGCTGGCATCCCACCTCCACCTGCTCCCCCAGCCGTGGCCGGTGGCGCTGTCGGCCGAGGCGCCCTCCTCGCGTCTATCCAGCAAGGTATGACCCTGAGGAAGACTCAAGTGAATGACCGCAGTACAAGCTCGTCGGCTGGACGCGTGCTGTGA